A region from the Pelobates fuscus isolate aPelFus1 chromosome 1, aPelFus1.pri, whole genome shotgun sequence genome encodes:
- the CCT8 gene encoding T-complex protein 1 subunit theta isoform X2: MALHVPKAPGFAQMLKDGAKHYSGLEEAVYRNIQACKELAQTTRTAYGPNGMNKMVINHLEKLFVTNDAATILRELEVQHPAAKMIVMASHMQEQEVGDGTNFVLIFAGALLELAEELLRMGLSVSEVIEGYEKACKKALEILPDLVCSSAKNLRDIDEVSSLLQTSIMSKQYGNESFLSNLIAQACVSILPESGHFNVDNIRVCKILGCGIGSSSVLHGMVFKKETEGNVTSVKDAKIAVYSCPFDGMITETKGTVLINNAQELMDFSKGEENLMEEQVKAIADAGASVIVTGGKVADMALHYVNKYNLMLVRLNSKWDLRRLCKTVCATALPRLTAPTPDEMGHCNDVYLSEVGDTQVVVFKHEKEDGAIATIVVRGSTDNHMDDVERAVDDAVNNFKVLTRDKRLVPGGGATEIELAKKITSYGETCPGLDQYAIKKFAEAFESLPRALAENSGVKANEVISKLYATHHEGNKTVGFDIEAETAAVKDMLECKVLDTYLGKHWGIKLATNAAVTVLRVDQIIMAKPAGGPKAPTGKKDWDDDQNE, translated from the exons ATGGCGCTGCACGTCCCCAAGGCCCCGGGCTTCGCCCAGATGCTGAAAGATGGAGCCAAG CATTATTCAGGTTTAGAAGAAGCTGTGTACAGGAATATTCAAGCTTGTAAAGAACTTGCCCAAACTACTCGCACTGCATATGGACCAAATG GAATGAACAAAATGGTTATCAATCACTTGGAGAAGTTGTTTGTTACAAACGATGCAGCCACTATTCTCCGTGAACTTGAG GTCCAGCATCCTGCAGCTAAAATGATTGTCATGGCTTCTCATATGCAAGAGCAGGAAGTCGGTGATGGCACTAACTTTGTGCTTATTTTTGCTGGTGCACTCTTGGAGCTGGCAGAGGAGCTGCTTCGAATGGGCCTATCTGTATCAGAG gtaaTTGAAGGATATGAAAAAGCTTGCAAGAAAGCTTTAGAAATCCTCCCTGatttggtctgcagctctgcaaagAACCTGCGGGACATCGACGAAGTTTCTTCCCTCCTTCAGACCTCCATTATGAGCAAGCAGTATGGGAATGAGTCTTTCCTTTCAAATCTTATTGCTCAGGCGTGTG TTTCTATACTTCCTGAATCTGGCCACTTCAATGTCGACAACATCAGGGTGTGCAAGATATTG GGTTGTGGCATAGGGTCGTCATCTGTTTTACATGGAATGGTTTTCAAGAAAGAAACAGAAGGAAATGTCACCTCTGTAAAAGATGCCAAAATTGCAGTATACTCGTGTCCTTTTGATGGTATGATCACTGAAACAAAG GGTACCGTATTAATAAATAATGCACAAGAACTAATGGACTTCAGCAAGGGTGAAGAAAATCTAATGGAGGAGCAGGTGAAGGCCATAGCTGATGCTGGAGCCAGTGTTATAGTCACAGGAGGCAAAGTTGCTGATATGGCCCTTCATTATGTCAACAAATACAATCTCATGTTGGTGAG attaaacTCTAAATGGGATCTGAGGAGACTTTGTAAAACGGTTTGTGCTACAGCTCTCCCAAGACTA aCTGCTCCTACGCCAGATGAAATGGGTCACTGTAACGATGTTTATTTATCTGAAGTTGGAGACACTCAAGTTGTTGTGTTTAAACATG AAAAGGAAGATGGTGCCATAGCTACTATTGTTGTTCGTGGTTCAACAGACAACCACATGGATGATGTAGAGAGGGCTGTTGACGATGCAGTAAACAACTTTAAAGTTCTCACAAGG gataaacGTCTTGTCCCAGGTGGTGGAGCAACTGAAATAGAATTGGCAAAGAAGATCACATCATATGGAGAG ACTTGCCCTGGCCTTGATCAGTACGCTATTAAGAAGTTTGCAGAGGCATTTGAGAGCCTTCCAAGAGCATTAGCAGAGAACTCAGGGGTGAAAGCCAATGAAGTAATCTCCAAACTCTATGCAACACATCATGAAGGCAACAAGACTGTGGGGTTTGACATTGAG GCAGAGACTGCAGCAGTAAAAGATATGTTGGAATGCAAGGTACTGGACACATACCTTGGAAAACATTGGGGAATTAAGTTGGCAACCAATGCTGCTGTCACTGTTCTGCGAGTAGATCAG ATAATCATGGCCAAACCAGCCGGTGGACCCAAAGCCCCAACGGGAAAGAAGGACTGGGATGATGACCAGAATGAATGA
- the CCT8 gene encoding T-complex protein 1 subunit theta isoform X1, which yields MALHVPKAPGFAQMLKDGAKHYSGLEEAVYRNIQACKELAQTTRTAYGPNGMNKMVINHLEKLFVTNDAATILRELEVQHPAAKMIVMASHMQEQEVGDGTNFVLIFAGALLELAEELLRMGLSVSEVIEGYEKACKKALEILPDLVCSSAKNLRDIDEVSSLLQTSIMSKQYGNESFLSNLIAQACVSILPESGHFNVDNIRVCKILGCGIGSSSVLHGMVFKKETEGNVTSVKDAKIAVYSCPFDGMITETKGTVLINNAQELMDFSKGEENLMEEQVKAIADAGASVIVTGGKVADMALHYVNKYNLMLVRLNSKWDLRRLCKTVCATALPRLTAPTPDEMGHCNDVYLSEVGDTQVVVFKHEKEDGAIATIVVRGSTDNHMDDVERAVDDAVNNFKVLTRDKRLVPGGGATEIELAKKITSYGETCPGLDQYAIKKFAEAFESLPRALAENSGVKANEVISKLYATHHEGNKTVGFDIEAETAAVKDMLECKVLDTYLGKHWGIKLATNAAVTVLRVDQIIMAKAAGGPRAPKQQGHWDKDDWQDEPETH from the exons ATGGCGCTGCACGTCCCCAAGGCCCCGGGCTTCGCCCAGATGCTGAAAGATGGAGCCAAG CATTATTCAGGTTTAGAAGAAGCTGTGTACAGGAATATTCAAGCTTGTAAAGAACTTGCCCAAACTACTCGCACTGCATATGGACCAAATG GAATGAACAAAATGGTTATCAATCACTTGGAGAAGTTGTTTGTTACAAACGATGCAGCCACTATTCTCCGTGAACTTGAG GTCCAGCATCCTGCAGCTAAAATGATTGTCATGGCTTCTCATATGCAAGAGCAGGAAGTCGGTGATGGCACTAACTTTGTGCTTATTTTTGCTGGTGCACTCTTGGAGCTGGCAGAGGAGCTGCTTCGAATGGGCCTATCTGTATCAGAG gtaaTTGAAGGATATGAAAAAGCTTGCAAGAAAGCTTTAGAAATCCTCCCTGatttggtctgcagctctgcaaagAACCTGCGGGACATCGACGAAGTTTCTTCCCTCCTTCAGACCTCCATTATGAGCAAGCAGTATGGGAATGAGTCTTTCCTTTCAAATCTTATTGCTCAGGCGTGTG TTTCTATACTTCCTGAATCTGGCCACTTCAATGTCGACAACATCAGGGTGTGCAAGATATTG GGTTGTGGCATAGGGTCGTCATCTGTTTTACATGGAATGGTTTTCAAGAAAGAAACAGAAGGAAATGTCACCTCTGTAAAAGATGCCAAAATTGCAGTATACTCGTGTCCTTTTGATGGTATGATCACTGAAACAAAG GGTACCGTATTAATAAATAATGCACAAGAACTAATGGACTTCAGCAAGGGTGAAGAAAATCTAATGGAGGAGCAGGTGAAGGCCATAGCTGATGCTGGAGCCAGTGTTATAGTCACAGGAGGCAAAGTTGCTGATATGGCCCTTCATTATGTCAACAAATACAATCTCATGTTGGTGAG attaaacTCTAAATGGGATCTGAGGAGACTTTGTAAAACGGTTTGTGCTACAGCTCTCCCAAGACTA aCTGCTCCTACGCCAGATGAAATGGGTCACTGTAACGATGTTTATTTATCTGAAGTTGGAGACACTCAAGTTGTTGTGTTTAAACATG AAAAGGAAGATGGTGCCATAGCTACTATTGTTGTTCGTGGTTCAACAGACAACCACATGGATGATGTAGAGAGGGCTGTTGACGATGCAGTAAACAACTTTAAAGTTCTCACAAGG gataaacGTCTTGTCCCAGGTGGTGGAGCAACTGAAATAGAATTGGCAAAGAAGATCACATCATATGGAGAG ACTTGCCCTGGCCTTGATCAGTACGCTATTAAGAAGTTTGCAGAGGCATTTGAGAGCCTTCCAAGAGCATTAGCAGAGAACTCAGGGGTGAAAGCCAATGAAGTAATCTCCAAACTCTATGCAACACATCATGAAGGCAACAAGACTGTGGGGTTTGACATTGAG GCAGAGACTGCAGCAGTAAAAGATATGTTGGAATGCAAGGTACTGGACACATACCTTGGAAAACATTGGGGAATTAAGTTGGCAACCAATGCTGCTGTCACTGTTCTGCGAGTAGATCAG ATTATAATGGCAAAAGCAGCTGGTGGACCGAGAGCTCCCAAACAGCAAGGACACTGGGATAAAGATGATTGGCAAGATGAACCTGAAACACATTAG